One candidate division KSB1 bacterium DNA window includes the following coding sequences:
- the lpdA gene encoding dihydrolipoyl dehydrogenase: MTYDMTVIGSGPGGYVAAIRCAQLGMKTAIVERYAALGGTCLNVGCIPSKALLDSTELYHNAVEHFKTHGIEATGLKLNWPQLLARKEKVLKDSVAGIAYLMKKHKIDVYEGHGTFLTPTSISVAKRDGSAHVLATSKTIIATGSKPVSLPFAPLDKKRLISSTEALSLSEIPGELVIIGAGVIGVELGSVFARVGTKVHIVELLDAVIPNMDRTMGKELQRSLTKLGVKFYLGHKVVKASAEKKGVRVDVTDPDGQALQLKADYGLVAVGRRPYTDNLGLAAIGVVMERGFVRVNERLETNVPGVFAIGDVIGGKMLAHKAEEEGIFVAEQADGQKPHLNYSTIPDVVYTWPEVASVGATEEELRTAGRDYKSGSFSFKALGRARAANESDGLIKVLADNRTDELLGVHMFGARAADMIAEAVVALEFRASAEDIARTSHAHPTFTEAIREACLAATGNRAIHA; this comes from the coding sequence ATGACTTATGACATGACGGTAATCGGATCAGGCCCCGGCGGATACGTGGCCGCGATCCGTTGCGCGCAATTGGGTATGAAGACGGCGATCGTCGAACGTTACGCGGCACTCGGCGGCACCTGCTTGAACGTGGGTTGCATCCCGTCCAAAGCACTCTTGGACTCGACGGAGCTCTACCACAATGCGGTCGAGCATTTCAAGACGCACGGCATCGAGGCGACCGGCCTCAAGCTCAACTGGCCGCAACTGCTCGCGCGCAAGGAGAAGGTCCTGAAGGACTCTGTCGCGGGCATCGCCTATCTGATGAAGAAGCACAAGATCGACGTGTATGAGGGGCATGGCACGTTCCTGACGCCGACGTCGATCTCCGTGGCGAAGCGCGATGGTTCGGCACACGTATTGGCGACGTCCAAGACCATTATTGCGACGGGCTCGAAGCCAGTCAGCCTGCCGTTCGCGCCGCTGGACAAGAAGCGCCTGATCAGCTCCACGGAGGCGCTGTCGCTTTCGGAGATTCCGGGCGAATTGGTCATTATCGGTGCCGGCGTGATCGGTGTCGAACTGGGTTCCGTATTTGCGCGGGTCGGGACGAAGGTCCACATTGTCGAGCTGCTCGACGCAGTCATCCCGAACATGGACCGCACGATGGGCAAAGAGCTGCAGCGCTCGCTGACCAAACTGGGCGTCAAGTTCTATCTGGGTCACAAAGTGGTCAAGGCGTCGGCGGAGAAGAAGGGAGTCCGGGTCGATGTCACCGATCCCGACGGCCAGGCGCTGCAATTGAAAGCTGACTACGGTCTGGTGGCCGTGGGCCGACGTCCGTACACGGACAATTTGGGTCTGGCCGCGATTGGCGTTGTGATGGAGCGCGGATTTGTCAGGGTCAATGAGCGTCTCGAAACGAATGTCCCGGGCGTGTTCGCGATCGGTGACGTGATCGGCGGCAAGATGCTTGCGCATAAGGCCGAAGAAGAAGGCATCTTCGTTGCGGAACAGGCGGACGGTCAGAAGCCGCACCTCAACTATTCGACGATTCCCGACGTGGTTTACACCTGGCCCGAAGTGGCGAGTGTGGGCGCGACCGAGGAGGAGTTGCGGACGGCCGGTCGCGACTACAAGAGCGGCAGCTTCTCCTTCAAGGCGCTGGGCCGCGCCCGGGCTGCCAATGAAAGCGACGGCTTGATCAAGGTGCTGGCGGACAACCGCACGGACGAACTGCTCGGTGTTCACATGTTCGGCGCGCGCGCGGCCGACATGATCGCCGAGGCCGTCGTGGCGCTTGAGTTTCGTGCCAGCGCGGAGGACATTGCGCGGACATCCCATGCTCACCCCAC
- the odhB gene encoding 2-oxoglutarate dehydrogenase complex dihydrolipoyllysine-residue succinyltransferase, with translation MPLDITIPSPGESVTEVTISAWLKRDGDFVRRNEELFEIESDKATLGVSAEADGKLRIVIPQGQTVRVGAVAAQLDTSVVPDSTGTAPPAPAPLIAAPPVPPATKPSVTAESYAEGVPSPAARKILEERGLSPADVNGSGRGGRVTKADALDAPSKPLTAAPLVAAATPPVPRAQTRAGERGERRQPMSKLRQTVSARLVAAKNTTAMLTTFNEIDMSRCLAVRKEYKDRFKEQYGIGLGFMSFFSRAAIAALQQYPAVNAFIDGDEFVFHDYIDLGIAVQAPKGLVVPVVRNAETLSFEDIEREIDRLAARARTNQLTVDEMTGGTFTISNGGVFGNLMSTPILNPPQSGILGMHNIVDRPIALNGEVVIRPMMYVALSYDHRVIDGRESVGFLKRIKELIEDPIRLLLNI, from the coding sequence ATGCCCTTGGATATCACGATCCCCAGCCCCGGCGAGTCCGTGACCGAAGTGACTATTTCGGCCTGGCTGAAGCGCGACGGGGACTTCGTTCGCCGGAACGAGGAGCTGTTCGAAATCGAGTCCGACAAGGCCACGCTTGGGGTCTCGGCCGAAGCGGACGGCAAGCTCCGCATCGTCATTCCGCAGGGACAGACCGTGCGAGTCGGTGCGGTCGCCGCGCAGCTGGACACCTCGGTGGTTCCCGATTCGACGGGGACCGCGCCGCCGGCGCCGGCCCCGCTGATCGCCGCGCCACCCGTGCCACCGGCAACCAAACCATCCGTCACAGCGGAGTCGTACGCGGAGGGTGTCCCGTCGCCGGCGGCGAGGAAGATTCTCGAAGAGCGCGGCCTGTCTCCCGCCGATGTGAACGGTTCGGGGCGCGGCGGCCGGGTCACGAAGGCCGACGCGCTGGATGCTCCGTCTAAACCTCTCACCGCGGCCCCGTTGGTCGCGGCGGCAACGCCCCCGGTCCCGCGGGCACAGACCCGCGCGGGTGAGCGCGGCGAACGTCGCCAACCGATGAGCAAGTTGCGGCAGACGGTCTCTGCGCGGCTCGTGGCGGCGAAGAACACGACGGCGATGCTCACGACCTTCAACGAGATCGACATGAGCAGGTGCCTGGCCGTGCGTAAGGAATACAAAGACAGGTTCAAGGAGCAGTACGGGATCGGCCTCGGCTTCATGTCGTTCTTCTCGCGCGCGGCGATTGCGGCGCTCCAGCAGTATCCTGCCGTGAACGCCTTCATCGACGGTGACGAGTTTGTCTTTCACGACTACATTGATCTGGGCATCGCGGTACAGGCGCCGAAGGGCTTAGTCGTCCCGGTCGTGCGTAACGCCGAGACTCTGAGTTTCGAGGACATCGAGCGCGAGATTGACCGGCTGGCCGCCCGCGCGCGGACGAACCAGTTGACGGTTGACGAAATGACCGGCGGCACATTTACGATTTCCAACGGCGGTGTGTTCGGCAACCTGATGTCCACGCCGATCCTGAATCCCCCGCAGAGCGGCATCCTCGGCATGCACAATATCGTTGATCGCCCCATCGCTTTGAACGGCGAAGTCGTCATCCGGCCGATGATGTACGTGGCGTTGTCCTATGATCATCGGGTGATCGACGGTCGCGAGTCCGTCGGGTTTCTCAAGCGGATCAAAGAGTTGATTGAAGATCCGATTCGGCTTCTGCTGAATATATAG
- a CDS encoding 2-oxoglutarate dehydrogenase E1 component — translation MSTETRSHTYLANADPGVIEDIYRQFLANPESIDLTWRKFFEGFDFARSMNGEVGGSAVASEKFVKESRVLAMIEEYRERGHLFTKTNPVRERRKYEDPLTLERFGLGESDLNTVFEAGREVGLGPARLRDIVQLLDETYCQSVAVEYMYIPHPKMRDWLRTRMESTRNRRNFTRDEQLQILDNITRTVVLEKFMHSRFVGQKRFSLEGVDAFIPAMDAIVELGANLGIEEFVIGMAHRGRLTILPNILGKELDHIFAEFEGKSYADNAFAGDVKYHLGHACERLTRSGKRVKLSVCPNPSHLEAVDPIVEGLVRAKLDHRYGSDLKRIAPIVVHGDASIAGQGVIYELLQMSTLDGYRTGGTVHVVLNNQVGFTTNYLDARSSTYCTDVAKVTLSPVFHVNGDDVEAVVYTVQLALEFRQQFNRDVFIDILGYRKYGHNEGDEPRFTQPILYKAIARHPNLLEIYSRKLIERGTLTEVEARRLQSDFQDLCQRKYEQAKQQPAELEPSFTEEVWQHYRLATAPDFVESPITGIELKTARKISEKLTDLPAGKAFFQKVVKILSDRRHLLDEHNKLDWAMGELLAYGSLVNEGRPVRITGQDVERGTFSHRHAILRIEDSEEEYCPLHHVSEQQASFQIYNSLLSEMAVLGFEYGFAMAMPEALTVWEAQFGDFANGAQIIIDQFVIGGEVKWKHQNGLVMLLPHGAEGQGPEHTSGRPERFLQLAADHNIQVVNCSTPANFFHALRRQFARPFRKPLIVLSPKSLLRHPLCVSPLEAFGPGTRFHELIDDAPADPKAVTRLILTSGKLYYQLLERRERDKRKDVALVRLEQYYPLPTEQLAAILQKYKAVKSTHWVQEEPENFGAWSYLRRKLTDYDLDVICRKESSSSASGFVEQHEREQAELTDRAFN, via the coding sequence GAGGAGTATCGTGAGCGCGGGCACCTGTTCACGAAGACGAATCCGGTTCGCGAACGGCGGAAGTACGAAGACCCGCTCACGTTGGAACGGTTTGGACTCGGCGAGTCGGACTTGAACACCGTGTTTGAGGCCGGTCGCGAGGTCGGTCTGGGCCCGGCGCGGCTGCGTGACATCGTGCAACTGCTCGATGAGACGTATTGCCAGTCGGTCGCGGTTGAGTACATGTACATTCCGCACCCCAAGATGCGGGACTGGCTGCGGACGCGGATGGAATCGACGCGGAACCGGCGCAATTTTACGCGGGACGAACAATTGCAGATTCTCGACAACATCACGCGGACGGTGGTGCTCGAGAAGTTCATGCACAGCCGGTTTGTCGGTCAGAAGCGATTTTCTCTCGAAGGCGTGGACGCGTTCATTCCGGCGATGGACGCGATTGTCGAACTGGGTGCAAATCTGGGGATCGAAGAATTCGTGATCGGCATGGCCCATCGCGGACGCTTGACGATCCTGCCGAACATTCTGGGCAAGGAGCTCGATCACATCTTCGCGGAGTTCGAGGGCAAGAGTTACGCGGACAATGCCTTCGCGGGCGACGTTAAGTACCATCTTGGTCATGCGTGTGAACGCCTCACGCGCAGCGGCAAACGCGTGAAGTTGTCGGTTTGTCCCAACCCGTCGCATCTGGAGGCCGTGGACCCGATTGTCGAGGGCCTCGTTCGAGCCAAGCTGGACCATCGCTATGGCAGCGACCTGAAACGGATTGCGCCGATTGTCGTGCACGGCGACGCCTCGATCGCGGGTCAGGGCGTGATTTACGAGCTGCTTCAGATGTCCACGCTGGACGGGTACCGCACCGGCGGCACCGTGCACGTCGTGTTGAACAATCAGGTCGGTTTCACGACCAATTATCTGGACGCGCGGTCAAGTACGTATTGCACGGACGTCGCCAAAGTCACGCTGTCGCCGGTGTTTCATGTGAACGGCGATGACGTGGAAGCGGTGGTGTACACGGTTCAACTGGCGCTGGAATTCCGCCAGCAATTCAATCGTGACGTGTTCATCGACATCCTCGGTTATCGCAAGTACGGGCACAACGAAGGCGACGAACCGCGGTTCACGCAGCCGATCCTCTACAAGGCCATCGCCCGGCATCCGAACTTGCTGGAGATTTACTCGCGCAAGCTGATCGAGCGGGGCACCTTGACGGAGGTCGAGGCGCGCCGGCTGCAGAGCGATTTTCAGGATCTCTGTCAGCGCAAGTACGAACAGGCCAAACAGCAGCCCGCCGAACTGGAGCCATCCTTCACTGAGGAGGTCTGGCAGCATTACCGGCTGGCGACGGCGCCGGACTTCGTCGAATCTCCAATCACCGGCATTGAGTTAAAGACCGCGCGCAAGATCTCGGAAAAGCTCACCGACTTGCCCGCCGGAAAGGCCTTCTTTCAGAAGGTCGTGAAGATTCTCAGCGACCGGCGTCACCTGCTCGACGAACACAACAAGCTCGATTGGGCCATGGGCGAGTTATTGGCCTACGGCTCGCTCGTGAACGAAGGACGTCCGGTGCGAATCACGGGTCAGGATGTCGAGCGCGGGACATTTTCTCATCGCCACGCGATCCTGCGGATTGAAGATTCGGAAGAGGAGTATTGTCCGCTGCATCACGTCAGCGAGCAGCAGGCCTCGTTTCAAATCTACAATTCGCTGTTGTCGGAGATGGCCGTGTTGGGTTTTGAGTACGGCTTCGCGATGGCGATGCCGGAGGCCCTGACGGTCTGGGAGGCCCAGTTCGGCGATTTTGCCAACGGCGCGCAGATCATCATCGACCAATTCGTGATCGGCGGCGAGGTGAAATGGAAGCACCAGAACGGGCTGGTGATGTTGCTGCCGCACGGCGCGGAAGGGCAGGGTCCGGAGCACACGTCCGGCAGACCCGAGCGCTTTCTGCAGTTGGCCGCGGATCACAACATTCAAGTGGTAAACTGCTCGACGCCCGCCAATTTCTTTCACGCGTTGCGTCGTCAATTCGCGCGACCGTTCCGCAAGCCGCTGATCGTGCTTTCGCCGAAGAGCCTGCTGCGTCACCCGCTCTGCGTGAGTCCGCTGGAAGCCTTTGGACCGGGGACGCGCTTCCACGAGTTGATCGACGACGCGCCGGCGGATCCCAAGGCCGTGACTCGGCTGATCTTGACGTCCGGCAAGCTGTATTACCAGTTGCTCGAGCGCCGCGAGCGCGACAAACGCAAGGACGTGGCGCTGGTGCGTCTCGAGCAGTACTACCCGTTGCCGACCGAGCAGCTCGCGGCGATTTTGCAGAAATACAAGGCGGTGAAATCCACTCACTGGGTGCAGGAAGAGCCGGAAAATTTCGGCGCCTGGAGCTATCTGCGGCGCAAGCTGACCGATTATGACCTCGACGTCATCTGCCGCAAGGAATCCAGTTCGTCCGCCTCGGGATTTGTCGAACAACACGAGCGCGAGCAGGCGGAGTTGACGGACCGCGCCTTCAATTGA